One Symphalangus syndactylus isolate Jambi chromosome 10, NHGRI_mSymSyn1-v2.1_pri, whole genome shotgun sequence genomic region harbors:
- the ANK1 gene encoding ankyrin-1 isoform X15 — protein MWTFVTQLLVTLVLLSFFLVSCQNVMHIVRGSLCFVLKHIHQELDKELGESEGLSDDEETISTRVVRRRVFLKGNEFQNIPGEQVTEEQFTDEQGNIVTKKIIRKVVQQIDLSSADAAQEHEEVELRGSGLQPDLREGRKGAQIVKRASLKREKQ, from the exons ATGTGGACTTTCGTCACCCAGCTCCTGGTCACACTGGTGCTGCTGAGCTTCTTCCTGGTCAGCTGTCAGAACGTGATGCACATTGTCAGGGGGTCCCTGTGCTTCGTGCTGAAGCACATCCACCAGGAGCTGGACAAGGAGCTGGGGGAGAGCGAGGGCCTCAGTGACGACGAGGAGACCATCTCCACCAGGGTGGTCCGGCGGCGGGTCTTCCTGAAG GGGAATGAGTTTCAGAATATTCCAGGGGAGCAGGTGACAGAGGAGCAATTCACGGATGAGCAGGGCAACATTGTTACCAAGAAG aTCATTCGCAAGGTGGTCCAACAGATAGACTTGTCCAGCGCCGATGCCGCCCAGGAGCACGAGGAG GTGGAGCTGAGAGGGAGTGGCCTACAGCCGGACCTGAGAGAGGGCAGGAAGGGGGCGCAGATAGTGAAGCGGGCCAGCCTGAAAAGGGAGAAACAGTGA
- the ANK1 gene encoding ankyrin-1 isoform X16: protein MWTFVTQLLVTLVLLSFFLVSCQNVMHIVRGSLCFVLKHIHQELDKELGESEGLSDDEETISTRVVRRRVFLKGNEFQNIPGEQVTEEQFTDEQGNIVTKKDHTSTPNP, encoded by the exons ATGTGGACTTTCGTCACCCAGCTCCTGGTCACACTGGTGCTGCTGAGCTTCTTCCTGGTCAGCTGTCAGAACGTGATGCACATTGTCAGGGGGTCCCTGTGCTTCGTGCTGAAGCACATCCACCAGGAGCTGGACAAGGAGCTGGGGGAGAGCGAGGGCCTCAGTGACGACGAGGAGACCATCTCCACCAGGGTGGTCCGGCGGCGGGTCTTCCTGAAG GGGAATGAGTTTCAGAATATTCCAGGGGAGCAGGTGACAGAGGAGCAATTCACGGATGAGCAGGGCAACATTGTTACCAAGAAG
- the ANK1 gene encoding ankyrin-1 isoform X14 — translation MWTFVTQLLVTLVLLSFFLVSCQNVMHIVRGSLCFVLKHIHQELDKELGESEGLSDDEETISTRVVRRRVFLKGNEFQNIPGEQVTEEQFTDEQGNIVTKKIIRKVVQQIDLSSADAAQEHEEVTVEGPLEDPSELEVDIDSFMKQAKDHTSTPNP, via the exons ATGTGGACTTTCGTCACCCAGCTCCTGGTCACACTGGTGCTGCTGAGCTTCTTCCTGGTCAGCTGTCAGAACGTGATGCACATTGTCAGGGGGTCCCTGTGCTTCGTGCTGAAGCACATCCACCAGGAGCTGGACAAGGAGCTGGGGGAGAGCGAGGGCCTCAGTGACGACGAGGAGACCATCTCCACCAGGGTGGTCCGGCGGCGGGTCTTCCTGAAG GGGAATGAGTTTCAGAATATTCCAGGGGAGCAGGTGACAGAGGAGCAATTCACGGATGAGCAGGGCAACATTGTTACCAAGAAG aTCATTCGCAAGGTGGTCCAACAGATAGACTTGTCCAGCGCCGATGCCGCCCAGGAGCACGAGGAGGTGACTGTCGAGGGGCCCCTGGAGGATCCCAGTGAGCTGGAGGTCGATATTGATTCCTTTATGAAACAAGCCAAG